From Triticum urartu cultivar G1812 chromosome 2, Tu2.1, whole genome shotgun sequence, a single genomic window includes:
- the LOC125534925 gene encoding uncharacterized protein LOC125534925, translating into MPRKRIFPNTIKEAVQEIIPYLEDTSNAAHKAIYFDGWNGLAASAVLRAIVEDPPQSLLKKLNKIIHVDCSMWKSRRELQRTIAQELKLPHRIIDLIDRQDEEDDFKGIDEASRAEIRLVGAEINWALKEHMCLVVFHNGSDKTIELNDLGIPQTWDQWSALRSKVLWTFRGRLRLDSEISGKVDNSHLFLYDEYSTQGWNYLLQNEAGEIAGCADKLGVAATECCLYLLSLNSQGGNIMDYDWATHASNYWVCDGIIQGGQGDEAWEVAAAMHQNINIGDYSSLPSFGHKLETPLKRWILSKGRSNALPSFGSKLKTPPKRWILAKDNSVVPPESTSFFFASDSASLLRSLPNDMFHQSENLHVLKLCHCIFSFSSPPFRLCHNLRFLGLDGCKDQRAEEDEEQDMDFLKSLWVIDIHNTDWHLPSSPEIIKQMAANIREVHIKNGRFWHIISALGQPQNLHKLRVIDPTCCSLETGLPSLSGATSLKTLVLDGCVGLEHVEGLPPSLESFSLDARPRKDDFKEAKISRISLAGCARLSEFTLRGSLPSLEELDLSATRVKTLDLTTQVVQVPCLQRVMLLGCEQLRAILWPKEGLPTLRVLHIDSSVCPVQTKLHDVYVTMMDIRFSQSLVLQSSARFCWKSNRFHLNLCVPCNANVKGQSYMKEKMVPGNSGQIIGPSQPKSLSSNTCSTYMDVSVGNIIVDHDYNNGMQFQPSGCHVAIGKGISNANVESEEAIKAIIFVMNNVESLHVHDNSSITTVIPEHMMSIESNVLTWSHLKSCHVVRCPKMHTVFNIVCGYYEFKELVNFWAADLPMAHCIWSKQMAWDFEDDASFAKLKSMHLFSCPRLTFVLQWSRLYILSSLETLHITFCGDLRQVFPVEPEILKRIARYHKGVLELPNLKHIYLHQLFKLQHICEAKMFAPKLETIRVRGCWGLRRLPAVSPNSRPVVDCEKDWWEKLEWDGLEAGHDPSLFEARHSAYYKERLPRVSVLW; encoded by the exons ATGCCTCGAAAG AGGATTTTTCCGAATACTATCAAAGAAGCCGTGCAAGAGATAATCCCCTATTTGGAGGATACGAGCAATGCTGCACACAAGGCCATCTATTTTGATGGATGGAATGGGCTGGCTGCTTCGGCGGTGCTTAGAGCTATAGTTGAAGACCCTCCGCAATCTCTGCTCAAGAAACTCAACAAGATCATTCACGTCGATTGCTCGATGTGGAAAAGCCGAAGAGAGCTCCAGAGGACAATTGCACAAGAACTGAAGCTTCCTCATCGGAtaattgatcttattgataggcaagatgaagaagatgattTCAAAGGGATTGATGAAGCCTCCAGAGCTGAGATACGATTGGTTGGGGCAGAGATTAATTGGGCCCTAAAAGAGCACATGTGTTTAGTGGTCTTTCACAATGGGAGTGACAAGACAATTGAACTGAATGATCTGGGCATTCCCCAAACTTGGGATCAATGGTCTGCTCTTCGTAGTAAAGTATTGTGGACATTTAGAGGAAGGCTTCGTCTTGACTCAGAAATTAGCGGAAAGGTCGATAATTCACATCTTTTTCTCTATGATGAGTACAGTACTCAAGGGTGGAATTATTTGCTGCAAAATGAGGCTGGAGAAATTGCTGGGTGCGCAGATAAGCTTGGTGTAGCAGCTACTGAGTGTTGCTTGTATCTCTTGTCATTAAATTCTCAAGGAGGCAATATCATGGACTATGACTGGGCCACACATGCTTCTAACTATTGGGTATGTGATGGGATTATACAAGGAGGTCAGGGTGATGAAGCATGGGAGGTTGCAGCTGCTATGCATCAAAACATAAATATAGGGGATTATTCATCGTTGCCCTCTTTTGGCCATAAACTGGAGACTCCTCTGAAACGATGGATATTATCCAAGGGCAGATCTAATGCACTGCCCTCTTTTGGTAGTAAACTGAAGACTCCTCCTAAACGGTGGATATTGGCCAAGGACAACTCTGTTGTGCCTCCAGAGTCAACATCATTTTTCTTTGCAAGTGATTCTGCTTCTTTATTAAGATCCTTACCTAATGACATGTTTCATCAATCAGAGAATCTTCATGTGCTCAAATTATGCCATTGCATCTTCAGTTTTTCCTCTCCTCCTTTTCGTCTTTGCCACAACTTGAGATTCCTTGGATTAGATGGCTGCAAGGACCAGCGAGCAGAAGAAGATGAGGAGCAAGATATGGATTTTTTGAAGAGCCTATGGGTGATAGACATACACAATACAGACTGGCATCTGCCTTCATCACCAGAGATAATAAAGCAGATGGCTGCAAACATTAGGGAAGTACATATAAAGAATGGAAGGTTTTGGCACATCATTTCTGCATTGGGACAACCACAAAATCTTCACAAGCTTCGAGTTATTGACCCTACATGCTGCTCTTTGGAGACAGGCTTGCCCAGCTTGTCAGGTGCAACTAGCCTCAAGACACTGGTTCTAGATGGTTGTGTTGGTTTGGAGCATGTTGAAGGACTCCCTCCATCACTTGAATCATTCAGCTTAGATGCAAGACCAAGAAAAGATGATTTCAAGGAAGCCAaaataagccgcatctccttggCTGGTTGTGCAAGATTGTCTGAATTCACACTGAGGGGATCACTTCCAAGCCTTGAGGAGTTGGACCTCTCAGCCACAAGAGTTAAGACACTTGACCTCACAACTCAGGTGGTGCAGGTCCCGTGTCTCCAACGAGTCATGCTATTGGGATGTGAGCAACTTCGTGCTATTCTATGGCCAAAAGAGGGTCTGCCAACACTGAGAGTGCTGCATATTGATTCCTCAGTCTGTCCCGTTCAAACAAAACTGCATGATGTGTATGTTACTATGATGGACATAAGGTTTTCTCAGTCCTTGGTATTACAGAGCAGTGCTCGATTCTGTTGGAAGAGCAATAGGTTCCATCTAAATCTTTGTGTCCCTTGTAACGCCAATGTTAAAGGACAAAGCTACATGAAGGAGAAGATGGTCCCCGGTAATAGTGGGCAAATAATAGGTCCTTCTCAACCAAAGTCATTATCCTCCAATACTTGCAGCACCTACATGGATGTCTCTGTTGGCAACATAATTGTTGATCACGACTACAACAATGGAATGCAGTTTCAGCCGTCAGGCTGCCATGTTGCGATTGGTAAGGGAATTAGCAATGCTAACGTGGAGAGTGAAGAAGCAATCAAGGCAATCATCTTTGTGATGAACAATGTTGAGTCGCTGCATGTGCATGACAATTCTTCCATCACCACTGTCATCCCTGAACATATGATGTCCATAGAAAGTAATGTACTTACATGGAGTCATCTGAAATCTTGTCACGTGGTGAGATGCCCAAAGATGCATACGGTCTTCAATATTGTCTGTGGATACTACGAATTTAAAGAACTAGTAAACTTTTGGGCAGCTGATCTCCCGATGGCCCATTGCATTTGGAGCAAACAAATGGCGTGGGATTTTGAAGATGATGCTTCCTTTGCAAAACTAAAGAGCATGCACCTATTCTCTTGCCCGAGGCTCACATTTGTCCTCCAGTGGTCCAGGTTATACATCTTGAGTAGCCTGGAGACCCTCCACATCACCTTCTGTGGTGATCTAAGGCAGGTGTTCCCCGTGGAGCCAGAGATTCTGAAAAGAATAGCTAGATACCATAAAGGCGTACTGGAACTGCCAAACTTGAAGCATATCTACCTGCATCAGCTCTTCAAGCTGCAACATATATGTGAAGCCAAGATGTTTGCTCCCAAGCTTGAGACCATCAGGGTCAGGGGATGCTGGGGTTTGAGGCGGCTCCCGGCCGTCAGCCCAAACAGCCGTCCAGTTGTGGACTGCGAGAAGGACTGGTGGGAGAAGTTGGAGTGGGACGGGCTGGAGGCTGGCCATGACCCTTCCCTCTTCGAGGCACGTCACTCGGCGTACTACAAGGAGCGCTTGCCTAGAGTCTCGGTTCTATGGTGA